One stretch of Ursus arctos isolate Adak ecotype North America unplaced genomic scaffold, UrsArc2.0 scaffold_37, whole genome shotgun sequence DNA includes these proteins:
- the SUPT16H gene encoding FACT complex subunit SPT16: MAVTLDKDAYYRRVKRLYSNWRKGEDEYASVDAIVVSVGVDEETVYAKSTALQTWLFGYELTDTIMVFCDDKIIFMASKKKVEFLKQIANTKGNENANGAPAITLLIREKNESNKSSFDKMIEAIKESKNGKKIGVFSKDKFPGEFMKNWSDCLSKEGFDKVDISAVVAYTIAVKEDGELNLMKKAASITSEVFNKFFKERVMEIVDADEKVRHSKLAESVEKAIEEKKYLAGADPSTVEMCYPPIIQSGGNYNLKFSVVSDKNHMHFGAITCAMGIRFKSYCSNLVRTLMVDPSQEVQENYNFLLQLQEELLKELRHGVKICDVYNAVMDVVKKQKPELLNKITKNLGFGMGIEFREGSLVINSKNQYKLKKGMVFSINLGFSDLTNKEGKKPEEKTYALFIGDTVLVDEDGPATVLTSVKKKVKNVGIFLKNEDEEEEEEEKDEAEDLLGRGSRAALLTERTRNEMTAEEKRRAHQKELAAQLNEEAKRRLTEQKGEQQIQKARKSNVSYKNPSLMPKEPHIREMKIYIDKKYETVIMPVFGIATPFHIATIKNISMSVEGDYTYLRINFYCPGSALGRNEGNIFPNPEATFVKEITYRASNMKAPGEQTVPALNLQNAFRIIKEVQKRYKTREAEEKEKEGIVKQDSLVINLNRSNPKLKDLYIRPNIAQKRMQGSLEAHVNGFRFTSVRGDKVDILYNNIKHALFQPCDGEMIIVLHFHLKNAIMFGKKRHTDVQFYTEVGEITTDLGKHQHMHDRDDLYAEQMEREMRHKLKTAFKNFIEKVEALTKEELEFEVPFRDLGFNGAPYRSTCLLQPTSSALVNATEWPPFVVTLDEVELIHFERVQFHLKNFDMVIVYKDYSKKVTMINAIPVASLDPIKEWLNSCDLKYTEGVQSLNWTKIMKTIVDDPEGFFEQGGWSFLEPEGEGSDAEEGDSESEIEDETFNPSEDDYEEEEEDSDEDYSSEAEESDYSKESLGSEEESGKDWDELEEEARKADRESRYEEEEEQSRSMSRKRKASVHSSGRGSNRGSRHSSAPPKKKRK; the protein is encoded by the exons AAAGGAGAAGATGAATATGCCAGCGTCGATGCCATTGTTGTATCAGTGGGTGTTGATGAAGAAACCGTTTATGCCAAATCAACTGCCTTGCAG ACATGGCTCTTTGGTTATGAACTAACTGATACTATCATGGTCTTCTGTGACGATAAAATCATCTTTATGGCCAGTAAGAAGAAAGTGGAGTTTTTAAAACAGATTGCCAACACTAAGGGCAACGAGAATGCTAATGGAGCCCCTGCCATCACACTGCTGATACGGGAAAAG AATGAAAGCAATAAGAGCAGCTTTGACAAAATGATTGAAGCCATTAAAGAGAGCAAGAACGGCAAGAAGATCGGCGTGTTCAGCAAGGACAAGTTCCCTGGAGAGTTCATGAAGAACTGGAGTGACTGCCTCAGCAAAGAGGGCTTTGACAAG GTAGACATCAGTGCGGTTGTGGCCTATACCATTGCCGTAAAGGAGGATGGGGAGCTCAACCTCATGAAGAAAGCAGCTAGCATCACCTCGGAGGTCTTCAACAAGTTCTTCAAGGAAAGAGTCATGGAAATAGTTGATGCAGATGAG AAAGTTCGACACAGCAAACTGGCTGAGTCTGTGGAGAAGGCCATTGAAGAGAAAAAATACCTAGCTGGGGCAGACCCTTCTACTGTGGAAATGTGTTACCCTCCTATCATTCAGAGTGGTGGCAACTATAATCTCAAGTTCAGTGTGGTGAG TGACAAGAATCACATGCATTTTGGGGCCATCACTTGTGCCATGGGGATTCGCTTCAAATCTTACTGCTCCAACCTTGTTCGCACTTTGATGGTTGACCCTTCTCAGGAAGTTCAAGAAAATTACAACTTTTTGCTCCAGCTTCAAGAGGAACTGCTGAAGGAATTAAGACATG GTGTGAAGATATGTGACGTGTATAATGCTGTCATGGATGTGGTTAAAAAGCAGAAGCCAGAGCTGCTGAACAAAATTACCAAAAATCTAGG gttCGGAATGGGAATTGAATTCCGTGAAGGCTCTTTAGTGATTAATAGTAAAAATCAGTACAAACTGAAAAAAG GGATGGTTTTCAGCATCAATTTGGGATTCTCAGATCTGACaaacaaggaagggaagaaaccAGAAGAGAAAACCTATGCTCTCTTCATCGGTGACACGGTGCTTGTGGATGAG GATGGCCCAGCTACTGTTCTCACTTCTGtgaagaagaaagtgaagaacGTGGGGATTTTTCTAAag AAtgaggatgaagaggaggaggaggaggagaaagatgagGCCGAGGACCTGTTGGGAAGAGGTTCTCGGGCAGCATTACTTACAGAAAGAACACGA AACGAGATGACTGCAGAAGAGAAACGAAGAGCACATCAAAAAGAACTGGCAGCTCAACTCAATGAGGAAGCAAAGAGGCGACTGACAGAACAGAAAGGAGAACAACAGATTCAGAA AGCTCGCAAATCTAACGTGTCCTATAAAAACCCGTCTTTGATGCCTAAGGAACCACATATTCGGGAAATGAAGATCTATATTGATAAGAAATACGAAACCGTGATAATGCCTGTGTTCGGTATCGCGACGCCTTTTCACATTGCCACAATCAAG AATATAAGCATGTCCGTGGAAGGAGATTATACTTACTTGCGAATCAACTTCTATTGCCCAGGCAGTGCTCTGGGCAGGAATGAGGGCAACATCTTTCCTAACCCAGAAGCCACTTTTGTCAAGGAAAT TACGTACCGAGCTTCAAATATGAAGGCACCTGGAGAACAGACAGTACCAGCCTTGAACCTCCAGAATGCTTTCCGAATTATAAAAGAAGTGCAGAAGCGCTATAAGACCCgggaagcagaagagaaggagaaggag GGCATCGTGAAACAGGACTCCCTGGTGATCAACCTCAACCGCAGTAATCCCAAACTGAAAGATCTGTACATTCGCCCAAACATTGCCCAAAAGAGGATGCAGGGTTCGCTGGAGGCCCACGTCAATG GCTTCCGCTTCACGTCCGTCCGAGGAGACAAAGTGGACATCCTGTACAACAACATCAAGCACGCTTTGTTTCAGCCGTGCGACGGCGAGATGATCATCGTCTTGCACTTCCACCTCAAG AATGCCATCATGTTTGGGAAGAAGCGGCACACAGATGTGCAGTTCTACACGGAAGTGGGAGAGATCACCACGGACTTGGGCAAACATCAGCACATGCATGACCGAGATGACCTCTATGCTGAGCAG atGGAACGAGAAATGAGGCACAAACtgaaaacagcttttaaaaatttcattgagaAAGTAGAGGCTCTAACTAAGGAGGAACTGGAGTTTGAAGTGCCTTTTAGGGACTTGGG ATTTAATGGAGCTCCTTACAGGAGTACTTGCCTCCTTCAGCCCACTAGTAGTGCGCTGGTAAATGCTACCGAGTGG CCTCCTTTTGTGGTGACCTTGGATGAAGTGGAGCTGATTCACTTTGAGCGGGTTCAGTTTCACCTGAAGAACTTCGATATGGTGATAGTGTACAAGGACTACAGCAAGAAAGTGACCATGATCAACGCCATTCCTGTAGCCTCCCTAGACCCCATCAAGGAGTGGCTGAA TTCCTGTGACCTAAAGTACACAGAAGGAGTGCAGTCCCTCAACTGGACTAAAATCATGAAGACCATTGTCGACGACCCCGAGGGCTTCTTCGAACAAGGTGGCTGGTCTTTCCTAGAGCCTGAGGGTGAG GGGAGTGATGCTGAGGAAGGGGATTCAGAGTCTGAAATTGAAGATGAGACTTTCAATCCTTCAGAGGACGActatgaagaggaggaggaggacagcgATGAAGACTATTCGTCAGAAGCTGAAGAATCAG ACTATTCCAAGGAATCACTGGGCAGTGAAGAAGAGAGTGGAAAGGATTGGGATGAACTGGAGGAGGAAGCCCGAAAAG CGGACCGTGAAAGTCGTTACgaggaagaagaagaacagaGTCGAAGTATGAGCCGGAAGAGGAAGGCATCTGTGCACAGTTCAGGCCGTGGCTCTAACCGTGGTTCCAGACACAGCTCTGCACCCCccaagaaaaagaggaagtaa